Proteins from a genomic interval of Zingiber officinale cultivar Zhangliang chromosome 1B, Zo_v1.1, whole genome shotgun sequence:
- the LOC122042704 gene encoding uncharacterized protein LOC122042704, giving the protein MSANLNNIPVLTGTNFGQWKEHITVLLDCMDLDYAFRHDRLAPLTDDLTSDQNINFDKWERSNCMRLMIMRMSIPESLRGSITEKEDAKFFLKELVDRFTLNKRVETTTLLMKLVFMRYTGKDNIREYIMEMSTLVTRLKTLKLDMSESVLYSNKKKKKGNGKSKGKQLAITRDLGHRV; this is encoded by the exons ATGTCTGCTAATTTGAACAATATTCCTGTGCTTACTGGCACAAACTTTGGACAATGGAAAGAGCATATTACAGTTTTATtggactgcatggatctggactATGCCTTTAGGCATGATCGCCTTGCACCTTTGACTGATGATTTGACTTCGGATCAAAATATAAACTTTGACAAGTGGGAGCGATCTAATTGCATGCGTTTGATGATCATGAGAATGTCAATTCCGGAATCACTAAGGGGTTCGATAACTGAGAAGGAGGATGCTAAATTCTTTCTCAAGGAATTAGTGGACCGATTCACCTTAAACAAAAGGGTCGAAACTACTACACTTCTCATGAAGTTAGTGTTTATGCGGTACACAGGGAAGGATAACATTAGGGAGTACATCATGGAGATGTCTACCTTAGTTACAAGGCTTAAGACACTAAAGTTAGATATGTCTGAAAGTGTCCTT TACTcgaacaagaaaaagaagaagggtaATGGTAAGAGCAAGGGTAAACAACTTGCAATAACTAGGGATTTAGGGCATAGGGTGTAA